A genomic stretch from Gorilla gorilla gorilla isolate KB3781 chromosome 20, NHGRI_mGorGor1-v2.1_pri, whole genome shotgun sequence includes:
- the KDM4B gene encoding lysine-specific demethylase 4B isoform X5 — MGSEDHGAQNPSCKIMTFRPTMEEFKDFNKYVAYIESQGAHRAGLAKIIPPKEWKPRQTYDDIDDVVIPAPIQQVVTGQSGLFTQYNIQKKAMTVGEYRRLANSEKYCTPRHQDFDDLERKYWKNLTFVSPIYGADISGSLYDDALQETWLGRPQET, encoded by the exons ATGGGGTCTGAGGACCACGGCGCCCAGAACCCCAGCTGTAAAATCATGACGTTTCGCCCAACCATGGAAGAATTTAAAGACTTCAACAAATACGTGGCCTACATAGAGTCGCAGGGAGCCCACCGGGCGGgcctggccaag ATCATCCCCCCGAAGGAGTGGAAGCCACGGCAGACGTATGATGACATTGACGACGTGGTGATCCCGGCGCCCATCCAGCAGGTGGTGACGGGCCAGTCGGGCCTCTTCACGCAGTACAATATCCAGAAGAAGGCCATGACAGTGGGCGAGTACCGCCGCCTGGCCAACAGCGAGAA GTACTGTACCCCGCGGCACCAGGACTTTGACGACCTTGAACGCAAATACTGGAAGAACCTCACCTTTGTCTCCCCGATCTACGGGGCTGACATCAGTGGCTCTTTGTATGATGAC GCTCTACAagaaacatggctggggaggcctcaggaaacttag